The Streptomyces sp. SS1-1 genome has a segment encoding these proteins:
- a CDS encoding GNAT family N-acetyltransferase, with amino-acid sequence MSLTFTLDPAVTPDLRDGILDLWTDVSNAGGSVGFVPPVTTEVVRPELVKHLVAMAEGRTRLLVGHDEDGRIAAAAFLTHNTHRLMKHWLWLYTVMVHPRHQGKGYGRDLLAAAEDAARGLDGIEAIRLTCRGGLGLERFYASCGYKEVGRVPGAIRVAPGDDRDDIIMLLPLG; translated from the coding sequence GTGTCCCTTACTTTCACCCTGGATCCCGCCGTCACCCCCGACCTGCGCGACGGCATCCTCGACCTGTGGACCGACGTCTCCAACGCGGGCGGCTCCGTCGGGTTCGTACCGCCGGTGACGACCGAGGTGGTACGGCCGGAGCTGGTCAAGCACCTGGTCGCGATGGCGGAGGGCCGTACCCGGCTGCTCGTCGGGCACGACGAGGACGGACGGATCGCCGCGGCCGCCTTCCTCACCCACAACACGCACCGGCTGATGAAGCACTGGCTGTGGCTCTACACGGTGATGGTGCACCCCCGCCACCAGGGCAAGGGCTACGGCCGCGACCTGCTCGCCGCCGCCGAGGACGCCGCCCGCGGTCTCGACGGCATCGAGGCGATCCGGCTCACCTGCCGGGGCGGCCTCGGCCTGGAGCGGTTCTACGCCTCCTGCGGCTACAAGGAGGTCGGCCGCGTCCCCGGCGCGATCCGCGTCGCGCCCGGCGACGACCGCGACGACATCATCATGCTGCTGCCGCTCGGCTGA
- a CDS encoding DUF4229 domain-containing protein, which produces MLRYTLMRLGVFVGCFVVVWGLVYSGIVPRGFGASNGVWMILLALLLSAPISFVVLRKERDRASAGIVRRVDRMKSNLEANRSQEDEVDDAARAQG; this is translated from the coding sequence ATGCTCCGCTACACACTGATGCGCCTCGGGGTCTTCGTGGGCTGCTTCGTGGTCGTCTGGGGCCTCGTCTACAGCGGCATCGTCCCGCGCGGCTTCGGCGCCTCCAACGGCGTCTGGATGATCCTGCTCGCCCTGCTGCTCTCGGCCCCGATCAGCTTCGTCGTCCTGCGCAAGGAACGCGACCGCGCCTCGGCCGGGATCGTGCGGCGCGTCGACCGGATGAAGTCCAACCTGGAGGCGAACCGCAGCCAGGAGGACGAGGTCGACGACGCCGCCCGCGCACAGGGCTGA
- a CDS encoding SPFH domain-containing protein: protein MARGRAKAGARRVAEAVASGTDPRRAAQEELRRQAGGRGARQDGGGGGEYEAQGWNIDPEDFPAAREQGGSTATVMRQKTVPLDEAGEALGRSEQERQGGEVVHAICPMVLPKGRSFLSMLPVLSLLVLGAVGASVVGAAGADVLTNPLFGVHYWVVSLAAVAFVWWRQGMVMVPDGSQALITRFGKLEKVVGPGRVVLLSPWKRVSYIVNTTREYPFNAPVREAPTRGGVKASIDLFIQFRISDPTEFVYTLGAVRGFEEKLSNAVSETIRSLIYEQEAAGIYDMVGEDTGRLLEQLNQQFRPAVELTNANITHAEPSDQRYRMDLAAPEMVRMAKEAYTHEYALQLRKEQDEGDLSRELASSQETLSAIQADIAQYQAQMDTAVERETNRAEALARQRYVQAESEAKANAALLEAQALDIRAVTAAEAPEILEYRYQQQVLDTLEEVADHLPRLVRIGGTSDGAGIDFLELARELVGERGTELFSDADMAAVRARLGEVSERIAAREEEIGALLAADRPTVPEVPDVPGPGAATDDIELSEEAAQ from the coding sequence GTGGCACGAGGGCGCGCGAAAGCGGGCGCACGACGGGTGGCCGAGGCGGTCGCCTCGGGCACCGATCCACGCAGGGCCGCGCAGGAGGAACTGCGCAGGCAGGCAGGCGGCCGGGGAGCCCGGCAGGACGGTGGCGGCGGCGGCGAGTACGAGGCCCAGGGCTGGAACATCGACCCGGAGGACTTCCCCGCGGCCCGCGAGCAGGGCGGTTCGACCGCGACGGTCATGCGGCAGAAGACGGTGCCGCTGGACGAGGCCGGCGAGGCCCTCGGCCGCAGCGAACAGGAGCGCCAGGGCGGCGAGGTGGTGCACGCCATCTGCCCGATGGTGCTGCCGAAGGGCCGTTCGTTCCTCTCCATGCTGCCGGTGCTGAGCCTGCTCGTCCTGGGTGCCGTGGGCGCCTCGGTCGTGGGCGCCGCCGGGGCCGACGTGCTGACCAACCCCCTGTTCGGCGTGCACTACTGGGTCGTCTCGCTCGCCGCGGTCGCCTTCGTGTGGTGGCGGCAGGGCATGGTCATGGTGCCCGACGGCTCCCAGGCGCTGATCACCCGGTTCGGCAAGCTGGAGAAGGTCGTCGGACCGGGCCGGGTCGTGCTGCTGAGCCCCTGGAAGCGGGTGTCGTACATCGTCAACACCACCCGTGAGTACCCGTTCAACGCGCCGGTGCGCGAGGCCCCGACCCGGGGCGGGGTGAAGGCGTCGATCGACCTGTTCATCCAGTTCCGGATCAGCGACCCCACCGAGTTCGTGTACACGCTCGGCGCGGTGCGCGGCTTCGAGGAGAAGCTGAGCAACGCCGTCAGCGAGACGATCCGCAGCCTCATCTACGAGCAGGAGGCCGCCGGCATCTACGACATGGTCGGCGAGGACACCGGCCGGCTCCTGGAGCAGCTCAACCAGCAGTTCCGTCCGGCCGTCGAGCTGACCAACGCCAACATCACCCACGCCGAGCCGTCCGACCAGCGCTACCGCATGGACCTCGCGGCACCCGAGATGGTCCGCATGGCCAAGGAGGCGTACACGCACGAGTACGCGCTCCAGCTGCGCAAGGAGCAGGACGAGGGCGACCTGAGCCGGGAGCTCGCCTCCAGCCAGGAGACGCTGTCCGCGATCCAGGCCGACATCGCCCAGTACCAGGCGCAGATGGACACGGCCGTGGAACGCGAGACCAACCGCGCCGAGGCCCTGGCCCGCCAGCGCTACGTCCAGGCCGAGTCGGAGGCGAAGGCCAACGCGGCCCTCCTGGAGGCGCAGGCCCTCGACATCCGCGCGGTGACCGCCGCGGAGGCGCCGGAGATCCTGGAGTACCGCTACCAGCAGCAGGTGCTGGACACCCTGGAGGAGGTCGCCGACCACCTGCCCCGCCTGGTCCGCATCGGCGGCACCTCCGACGGCGCCGGCATCGACTTCCTGGAGCTGGCCCGCGAACTGGTCGGCGAACGCGGCACGGAGCTGTTCAGCGACGCCGACATGGCCGCCGTCCGGGCCCGGCTCGGCGAGGTGTCCGAGCGGATCGCCGCCCGCGAGGAGGAGATCGGCGCGCTGCTCGCCGCCGACCGGCCCACCGTGCCCGAAGTGCCCGACGTACCCGGGCCGGGCGCGGCGACCGACGACATCGAGCTCTCCGAGGAGGCCGCCCAGTGA
- a CDS encoding SPFH domain-containing protein, with translation MSTARTHRRSVISEAVAPWTDIARLLRGGEADTLIPVIIPRHRRRVWWMLPLWLGVYALLMGVTLSLHAADAESSAGDFAYGTLAGLSYAGGAVLVLIGALWWWRSSIVEIEQGTNGVLTRYGAVVRTLDAGRHYLWHPWSRVDFVVDTATEIPYSAPVMACPTQENVPLRSIEFFLKFRITDAVLFVRTIGAGNFDLVLSSAVQDAIRQRARKMRTERAYDLRGSDVADMQELLNRQLSGYGVRITGSNIPDVQLPTQYQQHLATRERVAKERTAYEQEWGLVRKRRIDQLGMDIERAKKVRDARIVEVKAALNRAREEVAQLLEEQETNAQRVRFEIETRGRSGLIAAENEARAQRALAKAYRDNRAVLQYELARRRLEVGAKLAGRAPQPVVVRTDGSSADTSALSTLLTAQLLPRLTALPAVEAQPWADRVARLAEERDGDGA, from the coding sequence GTGAGCACCGCCCGAACCCACCGCCGGTCGGTCATCTCCGAGGCCGTCGCCCCCTGGACCGACATCGCCCGGCTGCTGCGCGGCGGCGAGGCCGACACCCTGATCCCCGTCATCATCCCGCGGCACCGCCGCCGGGTGTGGTGGATGCTGCCGCTGTGGCTCGGCGTCTACGCCCTGCTCATGGGCGTGACCCTGTCCCTGCACGCCGCCGACGCCGAGTCGTCCGCCGGGGACTTCGCCTACGGCACCCTGGCCGGACTGTCCTACGCCGGTGGCGCCGTGCTGGTGCTGATCGGCGCCCTGTGGTGGTGGCGTTCCTCCATCGTCGAGATCGAGCAGGGCACCAACGGCGTCCTGACCCGCTACGGCGCCGTGGTCCGCACCCTCGACGCCGGCCGGCACTACCTGTGGCACCCGTGGTCCCGGGTCGACTTCGTCGTGGACACCGCCACCGAGATCCCGTACTCGGCCCCGGTGATGGCCTGCCCGACGCAGGAGAACGTGCCGCTGCGCTCGATCGAGTTCTTCCTGAAGTTCCGCATCACCGACGCCGTGCTGTTCGTCCGCACGATCGGCGCCGGCAACTTCGACCTGGTGCTCTCCAGCGCCGTGCAGGACGCCATCCGCCAGCGCGCCCGCAAGATGCGCACCGAGCGGGCGTACGACCTGCGCGGCTCGGACGTGGCCGACATGCAGGAGCTGCTCAACCGGCAGCTGTCCGGCTACGGCGTGCGCATCACCGGCTCCAACATCCCGGACGTGCAGCTGCCGACGCAGTACCAGCAGCACCTGGCCACCCGGGAGCGGGTCGCCAAGGAGCGCACGGCCTACGAGCAGGAGTGGGGCCTGGTCCGCAAGCGCCGCATCGACCAGCTCGGCATGGACATCGAGCGCGCCAAGAAGGTGCGCGACGCCCGGATCGTCGAGGTGAAGGCCGCGCTGAACCGGGCCCGCGAGGAGGTCGCCCAGCTGCTGGAGGAGCAGGAGACCAACGCCCAGCGGGTGCGGTTCGAGATCGAGACGCGGGGCCGCAGCGGCCTGATCGCCGCCGAGAACGAGGCACGCGCCCAGCGCGCCCTCGCCAAGGCGTACCGGGACAACCGGGCCGTGCTCCAGTACGAACTGGCGCGGCGCCGCCTGGAGGTGGGCGCCAAGCTCGCCGGGCGGGCCCCGCAGCCGGTGGTCGTGCGCACCGACGGCTCCAGCGCCGACACCTCGGCCCTGTCCACGCTGCTCACCGCGCAGCTGCTGCCGCGGCTGACGGCGCTGCCGGCCGTCGAGGCCCAGCCCTGGGCGGACCGGGTGGCCCGGCTCGCCGAGGAGCGGGACGGAGACGGCGCGTAG
- a CDS encoding TetR/AcrR family transcriptional regulator: protein MGAVKTKRMPRAVREQQMLDAAVRTFGRRGYMAASMDEVAELAGVSKPLVYLYLNSKEDLFTACIRRESAALVAAIRSGVRPDLPADRQLWDGLRAFFTHTSHYPDAWSVLHLQARTHGEPFASEVAAMRADIVAFVTQLILVAAREAHRDPDFPESEVAGVAEALVGAAESLADWANTTPGVSARQAAATLMNFAWAGLGDLREGRRWTPPDAAQELSG from the coding sequence ATGGGTGCCGTGAAGACCAAACGGATGCCGCGGGCCGTCCGTGAGCAGCAGATGCTGGACGCCGCCGTGCGGACCTTCGGCCGGCGCGGGTACATGGCCGCGTCGATGGACGAGGTCGCCGAACTGGCGGGTGTCTCGAAGCCGTTGGTGTACCTCTACCTGAACTCCAAGGAAGACCTCTTCACCGCTTGCATCCGGCGGGAGTCCGCCGCGCTCGTGGCGGCCATCCGGTCCGGCGTCCGGCCGGACCTGCCCGCCGACCGGCAGCTCTGGGACGGACTGCGGGCGTTCTTCACCCACACCTCGCACTACCCGGACGCCTGGTCCGTGCTGCACCTCCAGGCCCGCACCCACGGCGAGCCGTTCGCCTCCGAGGTCGCCGCGATGCGCGCGGACATCGTCGCGTTCGTCACGCAGCTGATCCTGGTCGCGGCCCGCGAGGCGCACCGCGACCCCGATTTCCCGGAGAGCGAGGTCGCCGGGGTCGCCGAGGCCCTGGTCGGGGCCGCCGAGTCGCTGGCCGACTGGGCCAACACGACTCCGGGCGTGAGCGCGCGTCAGGCGGCGGCCACGCTGATGAACTTCGCGTGGGCCGGCCTGGGCGACCTCAGGGAGGGCCGGCGCTGGACGCCGCCCGACGCCGCTCAGGAGCTGAGCGGATAG
- a CDS encoding MaoC family dehydratase, whose protein sequence is MTTVLTGAPRLPALLARGAVLSPFKRPRPGAEFPRTRLVLPGVRVDPARLAAYERVCGFPAEGGTLPVTYPHLLGFPLAMRLMSAREFPLPLLGLVHTSIEVTRHTALPASGTYEVGVRVDRLVPHRRGTEAVVVTEVRTGDRLVWESASHYLARHRTDGTAPSAPAGDPEPLPEVAEWTVPSDTGRRYGAASGDRNPIHLHPLTARLFGFPRAIAHGMWTVARCLAEHGTPDAVRVRAGFRAPVLLPATVTYGAGDGRFELRGGNRLHLTGEVYPLSS, encoded by the coding sequence ATGACGACCGTCCTGACCGGCGCGCCCCGGCTGCCCGCCCTGCTCGCCCGGGGCGCGGTGCTCTCCCCGTTCAAACGGCCCCGCCCCGGCGCGGAGTTCCCCCGGACCCGGCTCGTGCTGCCCGGCGTCCGCGTCGACCCGGCACGCCTCGCGGCGTACGAGCGGGTGTGCGGCTTCCCGGCGGAGGGCGGCACGCTGCCCGTCACCTACCCGCATCTGCTCGGCTTCCCGCTGGCCATGCGGCTGATGAGCGCGCGGGAGTTCCCGCTGCCCCTGCTCGGACTCGTCCACACGTCCATCGAGGTCACCCGGCACACCGCGCTGCCCGCGTCCGGCACGTACGAGGTCGGCGTGCGCGTCGACCGGCTGGTGCCGCACCGCCGGGGCACCGAGGCGGTCGTGGTCACCGAGGTCCGGACCGGCGACCGCCTCGTGTGGGAGTCCGCCAGCCACTACCTGGCCCGCCACCGCACGGACGGCACGGCACCCTCGGCGCCGGCCGGGGACCCGGAGCCGCTGCCCGAGGTCGCCGAATGGACGGTCCCCTCGGACACCGGACGGCGCTACGGCGCGGCCTCCGGGGACCGCAACCCCATCCATCTGCACCCGCTCACCGCCCGGCTGTTCGGCTTCCCGCGCGCCATCGCGCACGGCATGTGGACGGTCGCCCGCTGTCTGGCCGAGCACGGCACACCGGACGCGGTCCGGGTGCGGGCCGGCTTCCGGGCGCCGGTGCTGCTGCCGGCGACCGTGACGTACGGCGCCGGGGACGGGCGGTTCGAACTGCGCGGCGGGAACCGCCTCCACCTGACCGGGGAGGTCTATCCGCTCAGCTCCTGA
- a CDS encoding 3-oxoacyl-ACP reductase, with protein sequence MADRYLSFTGTAPGRFLTRRLGLPQPAPLRRWSPERPELDGERLLLTAGKSELDLAAADLGLTTAPAEHPAAVVLDATGVRDVETLAEVHAALHPMVRSVAASGRIVVLGAPLDPADHHQAAAQQALEGFTRSLGKEIGRGRTVNLVRLTDARAAASTLGFLLSPKSAYVSGQVVEVGPQEVTPPEDPGSPLSGRTALVTGAARGIGEAVAETLARDGARVVVLDVPQAEQDARRVADRLGGTALALDITAPDAGERIAAALPDGLDVLVHNAGITRDRRLVNMPAERWNAVLDVNLASVLRTTDALLAAGALRTGGRIVATASIAGLAGNAGQTNYGASKAGVAGLVRALAPRALDAHGVTVNAVAPGFIETKMTAAVPLFIREAGRRMNSLAQGGLPSDVAETTAWLAHPASGAVNGQVVRVCGQSLLGA encoded by the coding sequence ATGGCCGACCGCTATCTGAGCTTCACGGGGACCGCCCCCGGCCGGTTCCTCACCCGCCGTCTGGGGCTTCCCCAGCCCGCCCCGCTGCGCCGCTGGTCGCCCGAGCGGCCCGAACTCGACGGCGAACGGCTCCTCCTGACGGCCGGGAAGTCCGAACTGGACCTCGCGGCGGCGGACCTCGGCCTCACCACCGCGCCCGCCGAGCACCCCGCCGCCGTCGTGCTCGACGCCACGGGGGTCCGGGACGTCGAGACGCTGGCCGAGGTGCACGCGGCCCTGCACCCCATGGTGCGGTCGGTCGCGGCGAGCGGGCGGATCGTCGTCCTGGGCGCGCCCCTCGACCCCGCCGACCACCACCAGGCCGCCGCCCAGCAGGCCCTGGAGGGCTTCACCCGCTCCCTCGGCAAGGAGATCGGCCGGGGCAGGACGGTCAACCTGGTCCGGCTCACCGACGCCCGCGCCGCCGCGTCCACCCTCGGTTTCCTCCTCTCCCCCAAGTCGGCCTACGTCAGCGGCCAGGTCGTCGAGGTCGGCCCGCAGGAGGTCACCCCGCCCGAGGACCCCGGCAGCCCCCTCTCCGGACGCACCGCCCTGGTCACCGGCGCCGCCCGCGGCATCGGCGAGGCGGTCGCCGAGACCCTGGCCAGGGACGGCGCCCGGGTCGTCGTCCTCGACGTGCCGCAGGCCGAGCAGGACGCCCGGCGGGTGGCCGACCGGCTCGGCGGCACCGCTCTCGCCCTGGACATCACCGCGCCCGACGCCGGGGAGCGGATCGCGGCGGCGCTGCCGGACGGGCTGGACGTCCTCGTCCACAACGCGGGCATCACCCGCGACCGGCGCCTGGTCAACATGCCCGCCGAACGCTGGAACGCCGTACTCGATGTCAACCTCGCGAGCGTGCTGCGCACCACGGACGCGCTGCTCGCGGCCGGCGCCCTGCGGACCGGCGGGCGGATCGTGGCGACCGCGTCGATCGCCGGGCTCGCCGGGAACGCCGGGCAGACCAACTACGGCGCGAGCAAGGCCGGTGTCGCGGGGCTCGTGCGCGCCCTCGCGCCGCGCGCGCTCGACGCGCACGGGGTGACCGTGAACGCGGTCGCTCCCGGCTTCATCGAGACGAAGATGACGGCCGCGGTCCCCCTGTTCATCCGGGAGGCGGGCCGGCGCATGAACTCCCTCGCGCAGGGCGGCCTGCCGTCCGACGTCGCCGAGACGACCGCCTGGCTCGCGCACCCCGCGTCGGGCGCCGTCAACGGCCAGGTCGTGCGGGTGTGCGGCCAGAGCCTGCTGGGGGCGTGA
- a CDS encoding acetyl-CoA C-acetyltransferase, whose protein sequence is MSALLAPAVRRVAIIGGTRIPFARSDGPYATASNQDMLTAALDGLVERYGLEAPGAVGEFVAGAVLKHSRDFNLARETVLGSRLDPRTPAYDIQQACGTGLQAVVAAANKIALGQTEAAVAGGADTASDAPLGVNDRLRRILLEARRARSLGGRLKALAQVRPAHLVPDIPRNAEPRTGLSMGEHAAVTARAWGITREAQDELAATSHQRLAAAYERGFFQDLVVPFRGLDRDQNLRPGSTPEKLAALKPVFGLDAPGPTMTAGNSTPLTDGAAVVLLASEEWAAARGLEPLAYLTAYETAAVDFPHGDVADGEDGLLMAPAYAVPRMLERAGLGLGDFDLVEVHEAFASQVLATLAAWEKRGLDPVDRARLNVAGSSLATGHPFAATGARIVATLAALLAERGGPGRGLISVCAAGGQGVTAVLERS, encoded by the coding sequence ATGAGCGCCCTGTTGGCCCCGGCGGTCCGGCGCGTCGCGATCATCGGCGGCACGCGCATCCCCTTCGCCCGCTCCGACGGCCCCTACGCCACCGCCTCCAACCAGGACATGCTCACCGCCGCACTGGACGGCCTGGTCGAGCGGTACGGCCTCGAAGCGCCGGGGGCGGTCGGCGAGTTCGTCGCCGGGGCCGTCCTCAAGCACAGCCGCGACTTCAACCTCGCCCGCGAGACCGTCCTCGGCTCACGGCTCGACCCGCGCACCCCCGCCTACGACATCCAGCAGGCGTGCGGCACCGGCCTCCAGGCCGTCGTCGCCGCCGCCAACAAGATCGCGCTCGGGCAGACCGAGGCCGCCGTCGCGGGCGGCGCCGACACGGCGAGCGACGCGCCCCTCGGCGTCAACGACCGGCTGCGCCGCATCCTCCTGGAGGCCCGCCGGGCCCGGTCCCTCGGTGGCCGGCTCAAGGCGCTGGCCCAGGTGCGGCCCGCCCACCTCGTCCCCGACATCCCGCGCAACGCCGAGCCCCGTACCGGCCTGTCCATGGGCGAGCACGCCGCCGTCACCGCCCGCGCCTGGGGCATCACCCGCGAGGCCCAGGACGAGCTGGCGGCGACGAGCCACCAGCGGCTGGCCGCCGCCTACGAGCGCGGCTTCTTCCAGGACCTGGTCGTGCCCTTCCGGGGGCTCGACCGCGACCAGAACCTGCGCCCCGGCTCCACGCCGGAGAAACTCGCCGCGCTGAAGCCGGTGTTCGGCCTGGACGCGCCCGGCCCCACGATGACGGCGGGCAACTCGACACCGCTGACCGACGGGGCCGCCGTCGTGCTGCTCGCGAGCGAGGAGTGGGCCGCCGCCCGGGGCCTGGAGCCGCTGGCGTACCTCACCGCCTACGAGACGGCCGCCGTGGACTTCCCGCACGGCGACGTGGCGGACGGCGAGGACGGACTGCTCATGGCACCGGCGTACGCCGTCCCGCGCATGCTGGAGCGGGCCGGACTCGGCCTCGGTGACTTCGACCTCGTCGAGGTGCACGAGGCGTTCGCCTCCCAGGTCCTGGCCACGCTCGCGGCGTGGGAGAAGCGGGGCCTGGACCCGGTGGACCGCGCCCGGCTGAACGTCGCCGGCTCGTCCCTGGCCACCGGTCACCCCTTCGCGGCCACCGGCGCGCGGATCGTGGCCACGCTGGCCGCGCTGCTCGCCGAGCGCGGCGGTCCGGGCCGGGGGCTGATCTCGGTGTGCGCCGCGGGCGGGCAGGGCGTGACGGCGGTCCTGGAGCGAAGCTGA
- a CDS encoding AMP-dependent synthetase/ligase, whose amino-acid sequence MSTPLPSFAPSAAFDDAPGPVLVRPETRRLNGAVREAYVPPFAPPVTHGSLADLPFDNADAAPDAVVLSRRDADGKWTDVTAAEFAGQVQAVAKGLIAEGLLPGDRIAVMARTRYEWTLLDFAAWAAGLVVVPIYPTSSAFQTRWILQDSGAVALITETVAQANALGPELDRVPDLRSLWVMDKGHVDRLAEAGEELPDGEVAVRRGMLVPDTLATLIYTSGTTGRPKGCALTHGNFFAEVDNAVELLYPIFKARTSEEASVLLFLPLSHVFGRMVEVACVRARVRLGHAPSLKAEDLLPDLAAFRPTCLLTIPYMLEKIYNSARAKAESGGRASTFDRAAGVAERYGEALEARQSGTGPGPGTALKAGRAMYDPLVYRRLRNAMGGRVKYAICGGSPLGRRLAAFYAGAGIEVYEGYGLTETTGAATVTPPLKPRLGTVGWPLPGTRVRIAADGEVLLSGDHVLRGYWDPAAGGVVPAATDGWLATGDIGALDDEGYLTITGRKKELLITAGGKSVAPAPLENWLRAHPLISQCLVVGDRRPYVAALITLDMDGVTHWRRMNGRHPVPAELLLDDPELRHILQRAVDEANKLVSRPESIRRFAVLPVDFTELDGHLTPSMKLRRDAVMRDFAADVEALYAG is encoded by the coding sequence GTGTCCACCCCGCTTCCCTCCTTCGCCCCTTCGGCCGCCTTCGACGACGCACCGGGCCCGGTCCTGGTGCGCCCGGAGACCCGGCGGCTGAACGGCGCCGTACGGGAGGCGTACGTACCGCCGTTCGCCCCGCCCGTCACCCACGGCTCGCTGGCCGACCTGCCCTTCGACAACGCCGACGCGGCACCGGACGCGGTGGTCCTCAGCCGCCGGGACGCCGACGGGAAGTGGACGGACGTGACGGCGGCGGAGTTCGCCGGACAGGTGCAGGCCGTCGCGAAGGGGCTGATAGCCGAGGGCCTCCTGCCCGGCGACCGCATCGCCGTCATGGCCCGCACCCGCTACGAGTGGACGCTTCTCGACTTCGCCGCCTGGGCCGCCGGACTGGTGGTGGTCCCCATCTACCCCACCTCCTCCGCCTTCCAGACCCGCTGGATCCTCCAGGACTCCGGCGCCGTCGCCCTGATCACCGAGACCGTCGCCCAGGCGAACGCCCTCGGCCCCGAACTGGACCGCGTCCCCGACCTGCGCAGCCTGTGGGTGATGGACAAGGGGCACGTGGACCGGCTGGCGGAGGCCGGGGAGGAACTGCCCGACGGGGAGGTGGCCGTCCGGCGCGGCATGCTCGTGCCCGACACCCTGGCCACCCTCATCTACACCTCGGGCACCACCGGCCGGCCCAAGGGCTGCGCGCTGACCCACGGGAACTTCTTCGCCGAGGTCGACAACGCCGTCGAACTGCTCTACCCGATCTTCAAGGCGCGGACCAGCGAAGAGGCGTCGGTGCTGCTCTTCCTGCCCCTGTCCCACGTGTTCGGGCGGATGGTCGAGGTGGCCTGTGTGCGCGCCCGGGTGCGGCTGGGCCACGCGCCGAGCCTGAAGGCCGAGGACCTGCTGCCGGACCTCGCCGCGTTCCGGCCGACCTGCCTGCTGACCATCCCGTACATGCTGGAGAAGATCTACAACTCCGCCCGCGCCAAGGCCGAGTCGGGCGGCCGGGCCTCCACCTTCGACCGGGCCGCGGGGGTCGCCGAGCGCTACGGCGAGGCGCTGGAGGCCCGCCAGTCCGGCACCGGCCCGGGCCCGGGGACCGCGCTGAAGGCGGGCCGCGCGATGTACGACCCACTCGTCTACCGGCGCCTGCGCAACGCGATGGGCGGCCGGGTGAAGTACGCGATCTGCGGCGGCTCCCCGCTGGGCCGCCGGCTCGCCGCGTTCTACGCGGGCGCCGGCATCGAGGTCTACGAGGGCTACGGGCTCACCGAGACGACCGGCGCGGCCACCGTGACACCGCCCCTCAAGCCCCGCCTCGGCACGGTCGGCTGGCCGCTGCCCGGCACCCGGGTGCGGATCGCGGCGGACGGCGAGGTCCTGCTCTCCGGCGACCACGTGCTGCGCGGCTACTGGGACCCGGCGGCGGGCGGCGTGGTCCCGGCGGCCACCGACGGCTGGCTGGCCACCGGCGACATCGGCGCCCTCGACGACGAGGGCTATCTGACGATCACCGGCCGCAAGAAGGAACTGCTCATCACGGCGGGCGGCAAGAGCGTCGCCCCGGCCCCCCTGGAGAACTGGCTGCGCGCGCACCCGCTGATCTCGCAGTGCCTGGTCGTCGGCGACCGCCGCCCCTACGTCGCCGCGCTGATCACCCTCGACATGGACGGCGTCACCCACTGGCGCCGGATGAACGGCCGGCACCCGGTCCCCGCCGAACTCCTCCTGGACGACCCGGAGCTGCGGCACATCCTGCAGCGGGCCGTGGACGAGGCGAACAAGCTGGTGTCCCGGCCCGAGTCGATCCGCCGCTTCGCCGTCCTGCCGGTGGACTTCACCGAGCTGGACGGGCACCTCACCCCGTCGATGAAGCTCCGCCGGGACGCGGTCATGCGCGACTTCGCGGCCGACGTGGAGGCCCTGTACGCGGGCTGA